GTTTATCTGAATCCAGCCCCCTGACCGCCATTCTGACTCGATTCAATTCCCATCAAATTAGATACCCGATGGAACGTCTAACGTGCCGGTAGAGCAACTCATTGCACTGGTCGCCCGAGACACGAACGAGCTCGCTGTATTGCAAAATCAGTCAAATTTGCCTCTCCCTCCTGCCTTGAACTCGTTGCCTGTACCGCCCAGTACATCAgcttcctctcctcgtcaATCATTCAAACCCTTGTCATCTCCACGCACACCTACTATGTCTTCTCGTACTCCATCTTTGTTTGAGATGCACACTATGGGATATGGTCAACGAAATGCACACATAGGCGGCCCCCGCGGAACTATACCCAAACCTCTGGAATCACTTGGTCTCGACACAACCTCTGAAATTCGGGTTGCCATGTCGCCTTGTCTAACACCACAATGGCTAGCTTCACAGACGCAAACTGAGGTGTCTTCGCCGTTTACCCCTTCCACCACGAAATGGCCAGCATCTGGCGGAGATGTAGATCAATTTCAAGTAAGTTGTACAAGCACTTGATAATTCAATCATCAATCACTGAGCCATATGAAAACAATTAGACTGAGGGGGCCGCTCTCCGGAGGATGATTGTTTCGAATCTTTCACAATCCTCTAGAGGTGTTGAGATTGAGGATTGGCTATGATTTTTGCAACCTGATAGTTTCATGTGTGTACTATATCATGTATTATAGTAGCTTTTCATGGCCCGGAAAGAATAAAATATGAGCCCGCGACACTTTTAGCGTTGAGAGGCGAACCGTGTCACAAAAAGGGCGGTATACATGAATTTGTCTGCAAAGGTTAACCATGATTACTATATTTCATCATCCAAAGCCAAGCACTAAAAACATCGACGAGTATCAGTACCAAATCACGTAGTTAAACACTACTAACCCTAAATTCAATGAAGGCATCGCTGCGCCCTGCCGCTATTCTAGGCTTTGGGGAAGGCATCAGAAATTGGAGGCTCAGAAGTCCATCTTCATCTATCCTCAAAGACGTTTTGGTTGAACTTGAAAGAGCTTTGATAGTGCGGGAAATATGTCCAAAACGATAGCTGCCAAAACCTGTTtattattttgctttttacCTAAAGGATGCGGTAAAGTCCACCTGAAAGATACGTTTCTTGTACATTCGAATGTCTCGAGTACTTCCCGGTCATTCGGATAATCCATCTGTTATGTAGATTTCAAGTCAGTGCATGCAACAATaccctcatcatcatcaaaaaaagaaaattagtcaagaaaaaaaacaaacctcAGTGCTTCCAAATGTGCCGGTTGCTTGAATACGCAGCATGGGCTTCATAACAGGAGatctttgcttttgcttcTGTCGCGCATTCGCATCGCTAGCTAATGGTAACTGTTGTTGATTCGCAGAGATAGGCGGGTTTCCTATAAAGGCCAGTTTCTCGCATGAAGGATCCAATTCAGATAGGGCATCGCGCAACCACGAGGACTATTCTGTCGTTCGTCAGGGGAAAGTGCAGAAGCTGAATTATCAACATACTTTTAGGATGATCCTAAGAACTCTACAGAAGTTCGGTTAATTATCTGCAGCAATGTcacaaagaaaaaggagcaAACGTTTTCGAGGTATCGaattcgagttcgagttgaGGTTCTGGGTCGAAAGTAGTGATTTCACATGTGGTGGTAGGCCCGGCTGCGTCTTCGGCACTACGCAATTCTGAATCGTACAGAAATAATGAGAATGACGAATCAATAAACGTACATGATCAACGTAAGAGGATATCCTCCACCAGGATAAGAGAGACGCATGCTAGTCCTCTTCGAGTTTGATCCACCATTGCCAAAATATGCATCCAATCCCCTCATAGGTAGGTTAGCTCCTTGACGATCTCTATGATCACTATTCTCGCCATCTGAGTTGTCTTCGTTAGGGTTTGGCCATCCCCTGCCTTGACCAACTCTGTTcccgcctctgcctctgcctcctctGCCTCCCCCGGACCCTCTTTCCCCGTCATCTATTGCCCCTGACGACGTATTTATATTCCCTGTAGCCGGGCCCGCCGTTCCAAAGATATTTAAGCACTCTATCAGCGTAGTCAAAGGAATTTCAAATGCTGCATTCTCCATGTCTtgttcttcctcgtcttcttgcTGATATTCTTGTTGGTCATGAGGTTTGTTGCAATCTTCGTCCGACTCGGATTCAGTCTCGGAGTCCAACATACCAACTTGGCCAAGATGTGAAGGTCCCACTTCTTGCTTTGTATCACGCTTGGACCTTTCTGTTCGCTTTCCCTTGGAGTTAGACAGTCGATGTCGAGGTGGAGGTTCGGGGTGGAATGTATATTCGTCGAAAACATCTGAGAAGATGAATGCCGTTCCTAGAGCCCAAACATGACGGAAGCAAAGATGATAGAGTAGATTACAGTTCCAGAGAGTCTAGAAAATATAAACGCGTTATTTACCTAGCAACGTACGAGCCTCTTCCACAGTAATCGTGAGTCCTGTCTCCGTGATTGTCACTGTACCTCGCTAATTTGTGTCAGAAAGAAACAATGCATATAATTGGCCAGGAGAACCTTACATACATTAGAAAACTGAACTCCTCGCAGTAAGGCCACAAAATATCGTAGATCATGAACGGAGGCCGTCAACACCTGAAAAGACCATAACAGCGTGGATAATAGAAGAAAGATTTGCCCGTATAAGAGAAAAATGACGCTTTGTTATTTCGTCCTGCTGATACCCTTTAATATTCTGTTGAAATATAACTCACGGGTGGCAGCACATCATTCTGCGCCATCGGCCAGGTCAAAGTAGAGTTCAAAGGAATTAATTGTAAACAGTaagacagagacagaaaaCACCCTGGTGTCCGGGCCGTACCATCCGGCAATTCAAGAATTTCACACTTCTGTCCATTTAGTTTACCCTACGCTCAAAGCAAATTAACTTCTACAGTCAGGGTCGGCATTCCTGATATTAGCTGGCAAAGCCTCTAAGGGGGTGTATAGTGTGATTAATAAAATAACAGGAACGTGATAGTTCTGTAGCGTAGCTAAAACCTAACATCTAGCTAATATAGACCGTCCAGGTAGTTGGTAGTCTTGGATGGTGCAGGTGGGGTAACAGGTGTCTGTAATGTCGACTTGGAGACGGGGGGTAAATAATCTGCGAGAACAGAATCGAAGTCCGCGTCCTTGATAGCTGAATTCGAATGAATGTTAACAAGTTTGTCTCCGAGTAGAATAGTATCACTGATGCGTACCAGAAGGAACGGGGTTCCTCGCTTTGATGGATGCTTGTAGCATAGAGGAGACGATGAGTCGTCGGATAGAAGGACCATCGAGAGGAACCTTTATTGACATAAATAAAGTGCGTTTGCTTGACAAATTAGCAAGGACTTACCGgtgctgccgctgctgcctgACTTGGAGCCTTTGATCTAGCCTGGTTGGCCTCTTCAATGGGTGAGATGCTTGGTTTAAAGGTTCCAAGTGGGCCTGAAGCCTTGCCTAGGAATGTCAACACATCCCCCTTGGTGAGCATACCTCTCACTCCAGTGCCCTTAATGTCTTCCACTTTGGTAACTTTATGTTCAAGTAAAAGACGGTGAACAGATGGGAACAATGGACGAGCGTGTTCGGGAAGGGCATATGAGTGAGCTCCAGTTGCGTGGATTGGTTCTGAGGGTGTAAACACGGGTTCCGAGGCCGGAGGTGAACTGGATGCCGAATTTCCCGTTTCCTTTGGCGCTGGTGTTGTCTCTTCTTTGGGCAATTCAAGATTCGAAATATCGTCTCCTTCCTCCGCAAGAAGAGCAATGATTTTTCCAACAGGCACACCCTTGGTACCATCTGGTGCCTAAGTAAATTGTATAGGTATTTATATATGACAACCTTCACAATAGAAAATAGGCGTGGACCGACCAAGATTTTGCCCATTATACCGTCTTCCTGTGCTTCGACATCTATAGTGGCTTTATCTGTCTCCTACAAGGAAGAAAGGCATATATAAATGGACAGTCCGAAGCCAAAAGTATTTATGCCTACAATTTCCAGCAGAACGTCACCTTGAACAAAAGATTCCCcctcctttttcttccaaGACGCGATGCCACCTTCAGTCATTGTCGGAGACATGGCAGGCATCTGGAAGTTAGTGACAGCCCATCGTGCACTTGAACCATGGAACACTGAAAGTATCCGAAATTGATTTCAATTATAGCTCAAATGTGTTGAAACGAAGAAGAGGCTCACGCCTAGCCGCATGAGATGCAGCTGGGACCATCTGAGAGGCCCTGAAAGCCATAGAAATGCCCTTCATGCAGGCCATTGTGGAGGAGGTACCGGAGTAAGTGGTGGGCAGAAGGAAGGCGAGTTTCGCCAAATGCCTGGGGCCACAGAATATGTATAGACGCACGTGATGCTCCCTGGCGGGGAAACGCTTCTCAGAATTTCGGTTGTGGCTTGAACTTATCACTGACCGATACAAGAGCTTCCAACTCAGTTATGACCCTTGGATGCTCCTAGTTTTCTCTGAATTTCTTTCGCTGCTGCCACCATAACAGCCACCGTTCGAAGTCCTATAGAAAGCCCACAATTTGCACAGCAATCCGTAGTCACTTCCTTTCCATGCTCACAATCATCTCGCGAGTGTACCGGTGGATTCGCACTCTCAGTCAGAGGTTTTTTCTGCAATTTGGATTGTGAGTGTTATAGCAATGCGTGTTAAATGTGCTCTCATTTTGCTATAGACACTGTGCCACCCACCAAATTCGTGTTATTCTCATCTCCTGTGTGGTCATTACGTCGCTGTTCTATCCTGCACTCGACCTTTATACTTCATCTCGGAATTCCTCCCAGTCACTCCTTTACAATTGGGGATGTGCTCTACATCCTGCTCCAGAACAAGACCTTGCCAATCTTTGGCAAAGTCAAGACACGCTGCGGGTACATGAAGATCCCGTTGCCCGTGCAAAATGCAGGGCTAATAACGCTATACGCGTAGAACATATCCTTATCCAGAGCCCCCTTGTAGAGGATGATGGAGCACTGAACCACAATATTCTTCTGTCTACACTGGATCTCGAGCAACGCTTGGAGGATATAATCTCTTCTGGAGATTCCCCATGCCTGAAGAAACCAGACGGGAAATGTCTGGTCATTTCCCCACTTGCATTCTGGAACTATGACAAGTCCACCCTTCTATCCGATTCCAACGTCTTTGATACTCTCACTCACTCCAAGaatgtttctgtttctggcATCCCCATCACTCCGCAAATGGTCTTAGCAGGAAGGGGATCATACGAGCCTCACGTCGGCGGGAATAAATTGGATTATGCCACATTCCTTGCCCTGAGCTACTTCTTTCCAAATAGTCCATGCTGGGACTCTGGAGCAGAGCACGCTCTTTGGGTACACACTATCCAAAACACGGTTTCTCAGGACGCCGAGGTTGTTGCCCGAGGCCCTGAAGCCACTCTGATTGCTCTTGACGTACGTATATATTTTCTATTGCATCCTTTA
This Psilocybe cubensis strain MGC-MH-2018 chromosome 3, whole genome shotgun sequence DNA region includes the following protein-coding sequences:
- a CDS encoding Pyruvate dehydrogenase protein X component, mitochondrial — protein: MCTGNLPVVDWELLPKVDQLKSNDIAPPSNCAGSINTRNLGVRYPTSVAGQRKQSSPISPGCTAPSTPFHSNAQIRLFNSMSALKLSKTSAGQARGAFGQVKRRWIHGSLKRQGILMPAMSPLMTEGTITRWKKREGEAFEAGDVLLQIESDLYMVDVEAQCPGILGKILIPDGTSNVPVEQLIALVARDTNELAVLQNQSNLPLPPALNSLPVPPSTSASSPRQSFKPLSSPRTPTMSSRTPSLFEMHTMGYGQRNAHIGGPRGTIPKPLESLGLDTTSEIRVAMSPCLTPQWLASQTQTEVSSPFTPSTTKWPASGGDVDQFQTEGAALRRMIVSNLSQSSRGVEIEDWL
- a CDS encoding putative pyruvate dehydrogenase protein X component, mitochondrial yields the protein MACMKGISMAFRASQMVPAASHAARLFHGSSARWAVTNFQMPAMSPTMTEGGIASWKKKEGESFVQGDVLLEIETDKATIDVEAQEDGIMGKILAPDGTKGVPVGKIIALLAEEGDDISNLELPKEETTPAPKETGNSASSSPPASEPVFTPSEPIHATGAHSYALPEHARPLFPSVHRLLLEHKVTKVEDIKGTGVRGMLTKGDVLTFLGKASGPLGTFKPSISPIEEANQARSKAPSQAAAAAPVPLDGPSIRRLIVSSMLQASIKARNPVPSAIKDADFDSVLADYLPPVSKSTLQTPVTPPAPSKTTNYLDVTITETGLTITVEEARTAFIFSDVFDEYTFHPEPPPRHRLSNSKGKRTERSKRDTKQEVGPSHLGQVGMLDSETESESDEDCNKPHDQQEYQQEDEEEQDMENAAFEIPLTTLIECLNIFGTAGPATGNINTSSGAIDDGERGSGGGRGGRGRGGNRVGQGRGWPNPNEDNSDGENSDHRDRQGANLPMRGLDAYFGNGGSNSKRTSMRLSYPGGGYPLTLIIAEDAAGPTTTCEITTFDPEPQLELEFDTSKTVLRIILKSSWLRDALSELDPSCEKLAFIGNPPISANQQQLPLASDANARQKQKQRSPVMKPMLRIQATGTFGSTEMDYPNDREVLETFECTRNVSFSYRFGHISRTIKALSSSTKTSLRIDEDGLLSLQFLMPSPKPRIAAGRSDAFIEFRCLALDDEI